Proteins found in one Acipenser ruthenus chromosome 18, fAciRut3.2 maternal haplotype, whole genome shotgun sequence genomic segment:
- the LOC117423068 gene encoding mitochondrial ribonuclease P catalytic subunit-like isoform X4 yields MNDVIQGKDVFKKTTPQELESFKSFVKKRPPFDVVIDGLNVANTTSKGNQSETLLEVVSHLAQQNLRLLVLGRKHMLRGSRSWDRKNMSVIQQKADCFFTDNISEDDPFLLYATLHSGNHCKFLSRDLMRDHKACLPDSSTRRLFFKWQRGHQLVLSSYTAGRRIRFETVPKYDTIIQTEENSWHIPYDEDGVERYSYEVPRKWLCLEMKR; encoded by the exons ATGAATGATGTCATACAGGGCAAAGACGTGTTTAAGAAGACAACTCCTCAG GAATTGGAGAGCTTCAAGAGTTTTGTGAAGAAGAGACCCCCCTTTGATGTTGTAATTGATGGACTGAACGTTGCCAACACCACCAGTAAAGGAAACCAGTCAGAAACA CTGCTGGAGGTAGTGTCTCATCTGGCCCAGCAGAACCTGAGACTGCTCGTTCTGGGTCGCAAGCACATGCTGAGGGGATCTCGCAGTTGGGACAGGAAAAACATGTCTGTTATTCAGCAAAAGGCAGACTGTTTCTTCACCGACAACAT TTCAGAAGATGATCCATTCCTGCTGTATGCCACCCTACACTCAGGAAACCACTGCAAGTTCCTGAGTAGAGACCTCATGAGAGACCACAAGGCCTGTCTGCCCGACAGCAGCACCCGACGCCTCTTCTTTAAGTGGCAGCGCGGGCATCAGCTAGTTCTGTCCAGCTACACCGCTGGAAGGAGGATTCGCTTTGAG acTGTGCCCAAGTATGACACTATAATCCAGACAGAAGAGAACTCCTGGCACATTCCTTATGATGAAGACGGAGTGGAGAGATACTCTTATGAAGTGCCAAGAAAATGGTTGTGTCTTGAAATGAAAAGATGA
- the LOC117423068 gene encoding mitochondrial ribonuclease P catalytic subunit-like isoform X1 yields MGTLLISCTLNNIYPLLVRSRSSCFAVHKNVSSFFKVWVPLKVQRFSTRVGNSHEGDNKRPNTKQKEQSGKVPHALPKSVFAAGTARKKAEFLKQKWGNDFDKELKGPRKPKENNIPSQPLTAAQWKTLKDDARASHHFEVSMMEKMLAANSDIDVAKSLLAYVAMETGTVSYELLLRYLTLCVHGNHESEVFDVYDIMKKRFKTLETGAYSLFIKGFSRTEKWRECLLLLESIKRVITPSPRNYGYAINGALLHSDSRTAWVLYEEMVEKGLTPNQETWQAFFDSDLSAHDSESKLSSLLLYMRNNQIYPGEALVKSIKAWFESVPGNKWNGSWTTPENSGHCRNCCSSLESIQLTEEEYNQLKEKVMNDVIQGKDVFKKTTPQELESFKSFVKKRPPFDVVIDGLNVANTTSKGNQSETLLEVVSHLAQQNLRLLVLGRKHMLRGSRSWDRKNMSVIQQKADCFFTDNISEDDPFLLYATLHSGNHCKFLSRDLMRDHKACLPDSSTRRLFFKWQRGHQLVLSSYTAGRRIRFETVPKYDTIIQTEENSWHIPYDEDGVERYSYEVPRKWLCLEMKR; encoded by the exons ATGGGAACACTCCTTATTTCATGCACTTTAAACAATATATATCCATTATTGGTGCGTTCAAGGTCCAGTTGTTTTGCTGTTCATAAAAATGTCTCATCATTTTTTAAAGTCTGGGTGCCACTTAAAGTGCAGAGGTTTTCAACACGAGTTGGGAACAGTCATGAAGGAGATAATAAGAGaccaaacacaaagcaaaaagagCAGTCGGGCAAAGTACCGCATGCTTTACCCAAATCAGTATTTGCAGCTGGAACTGCAAGGAAAAAAGCAGAGTTTTTGAAGCAGAAATGGGGGAACGACTTTGACAAAGAGCTAAAAGGACCCAGAAAGCCTAAAGAAAACAACATCCCAAGCCAACCACTCACAGCAGCCCAATGGAAGACACTGAAGGATGATGCCAGGGCCAGCCATCATTTTGAAGTGAGCATGATGGAGAAGATGTTAGCTGCCAATAGTGACATTGATGTGGCCAAGTCCCTTCTGGCCTACGTTGCTATGGAGACAGGGACAGTTAGCTACGAACTGCTGCTTAGGTACTTGACACTTTGTGTTCATGGCAACCATGAATCAGAGGTCTTTGATGTGTATGATATAATGAAAAAACGGTTCAAGACCTTGGAAACCGGGGCTTACAGCCTCTTCATTAAAGGGTTCAGCAGGACAGAGAAGTGGCGAGAATGTCTATTGCTCTTAGAAAGCATCAAGAGGGTCATCACCCCCTCCCCTCGCAACTATGGATATGCAATCAACGGTGCTCTCTTACACAGTGACAGCAGGACTGCTTGGGTTTTGTACGAAGAAATGGTGGAGAAGGGACTGACTCCCAATCAGGAAACCTGGCAGGCATTCTTCGACAGTGACCTTTCAGCCCATGACAGTGAAAGCAAGTTGTCGTCACTTCTGTTGTATATGAGGAACAATCAGATATATCCTGGAGAGGCACTGGTGAAAAGCATCAAGGCGTGGTTTGAAAG TGTTCCAGGTAACAAATGGAATGGAAGTTGGACAACCCCTGAAAACAG TGGCCACTGTAGGAACTGCTGTTCAAGCCTGGAGTCCATCCAGCTGACTGAGGAAGAGTATAACCAGTTGAAGGAGAAGGTGATGAATGATGTCATACAGGGCAAAGACGTGTTTAAGAAGACAACTCCTCAG GAATTGGAGAGCTTCAAGAGTTTTGTGAAGAAGAGACCCCCCTTTGATGTTGTAATTGATGGACTGAACGTTGCCAACACCACCAGTAAAGGAAACCAGTCAGAAACA CTGCTGGAGGTAGTGTCTCATCTGGCCCAGCAGAACCTGAGACTGCTCGTTCTGGGTCGCAAGCACATGCTGAGGGGATCTCGCAGTTGGGACAGGAAAAACATGTCTGTTATTCAGCAAAAGGCAGACTGTTTCTTCACCGACAACAT TTCAGAAGATGATCCATTCCTGCTGTATGCCACCCTACACTCAGGAAACCACTGCAAGTTCCTGAGTAGAGACCTCATGAGAGACCACAAGGCCTGTCTGCCCGACAGCAGCACCCGACGCCTCTTCTTTAAGTGGCAGCGCGGGCATCAGCTAGTTCTGTCCAGCTACACCGCTGGAAGGAGGATTCGCTTTGAG acTGTGCCCAAGTATGACACTATAATCCAGACAGAAGAGAACTCCTGGCACATTCCTTATGATGAAGACGGAGTGGAGAGATACTCTTATGAAGTGCCAAGAAAATGGTTGTGTCTTGAAATGAAAAGATGA
- the LOC117423068 gene encoding mitochondrial ribonuclease P catalytic subunit-like isoform X2, whose translation MGTLLISCTLNNIYPLLVRSRSSCFAVHKNVSSFFKVWVPLKVQRFSTRVGNSHEGDNKRPNTKQKEQSGKVPHALPKSVFAAGTARKKAEFLKQKWGNDFDKELKGPRKPKENNIPSQPLTAAQWKTLKDDARASHHFEVSMMEKMLAANSDIDVAKSLLAYVAMETGTVSYELLLRYLTLCVHGNHESEVFDVYDIMKKRFKTLETGAYSLFIKGFSRTEKWRECLLLLESIKRVITPSPRNYGYAINGALLHSDSRTAWVLYEEMVEKGLTPNQETWQAFFDSDLSAHDSESKLSSLLLYMRNNQIYPGEALVKSIKAWFESVPGNKWNGSWTTPENSGHCRNCCSSLESIQLTEEEYNQLKEKVMNDVIQGKDVFKKTTPQLLEVVSHLAQQNLRLLVLGRKHMLRGSRSWDRKNMSVIQQKADCFFTDNISEDDPFLLYATLHSGNHCKFLSRDLMRDHKACLPDSSTRRLFFKWQRGHQLVLSSYTAGRRIRFETVPKYDTIIQTEENSWHIPYDEDGVERYSYEVPRKWLCLEMKR comes from the exons ATGGGAACACTCCTTATTTCATGCACTTTAAACAATATATATCCATTATTGGTGCGTTCAAGGTCCAGTTGTTTTGCTGTTCATAAAAATGTCTCATCATTTTTTAAAGTCTGGGTGCCACTTAAAGTGCAGAGGTTTTCAACACGAGTTGGGAACAGTCATGAAGGAGATAATAAGAGaccaaacacaaagcaaaaagagCAGTCGGGCAAAGTACCGCATGCTTTACCCAAATCAGTATTTGCAGCTGGAACTGCAAGGAAAAAAGCAGAGTTTTTGAAGCAGAAATGGGGGAACGACTTTGACAAAGAGCTAAAAGGACCCAGAAAGCCTAAAGAAAACAACATCCCAAGCCAACCACTCACAGCAGCCCAATGGAAGACACTGAAGGATGATGCCAGGGCCAGCCATCATTTTGAAGTGAGCATGATGGAGAAGATGTTAGCTGCCAATAGTGACATTGATGTGGCCAAGTCCCTTCTGGCCTACGTTGCTATGGAGACAGGGACAGTTAGCTACGAACTGCTGCTTAGGTACTTGACACTTTGTGTTCATGGCAACCATGAATCAGAGGTCTTTGATGTGTATGATATAATGAAAAAACGGTTCAAGACCTTGGAAACCGGGGCTTACAGCCTCTTCATTAAAGGGTTCAGCAGGACAGAGAAGTGGCGAGAATGTCTATTGCTCTTAGAAAGCATCAAGAGGGTCATCACCCCCTCCCCTCGCAACTATGGATATGCAATCAACGGTGCTCTCTTACACAGTGACAGCAGGACTGCTTGGGTTTTGTACGAAGAAATGGTGGAGAAGGGACTGACTCCCAATCAGGAAACCTGGCAGGCATTCTTCGACAGTGACCTTTCAGCCCATGACAGTGAAAGCAAGTTGTCGTCACTTCTGTTGTATATGAGGAACAATCAGATATATCCTGGAGAGGCACTGGTGAAAAGCATCAAGGCGTGGTTTGAAAG TGTTCCAGGTAACAAATGGAATGGAAGTTGGACAACCCCTGAAAACAG TGGCCACTGTAGGAACTGCTGTTCAAGCCTGGAGTCCATCCAGCTGACTGAGGAAGAGTATAACCAGTTGAAGGAGAAGGTGATGAATGATGTCATACAGGGCAAAGACGTGTTTAAGAAGACAACTCCTCAG CTGCTGGAGGTAGTGTCTCATCTGGCCCAGCAGAACCTGAGACTGCTCGTTCTGGGTCGCAAGCACATGCTGAGGGGATCTCGCAGTTGGGACAGGAAAAACATGTCTGTTATTCAGCAAAAGGCAGACTGTTTCTTCACCGACAACAT TTCAGAAGATGATCCATTCCTGCTGTATGCCACCCTACACTCAGGAAACCACTGCAAGTTCCTGAGTAGAGACCTCATGAGAGACCACAAGGCCTGTCTGCCCGACAGCAGCACCCGACGCCTCTTCTTTAAGTGGCAGCGCGGGCATCAGCTAGTTCTGTCCAGCTACACCGCTGGAAGGAGGATTCGCTTTGAG acTGTGCCCAAGTATGACACTATAATCCAGACAGAAGAGAACTCCTGGCACATTCCTTATGATGAAGACGGAGTGGAGAGATACTCTTATGAAGTGCCAAGAAAATGGTTGTGTCTTGAAATGAAAAGATGA
- the LOC117423068 gene encoding mitochondrial ribonuclease P catalytic subunit-like isoform X3 produces MVEKGLTPNQETWQAFFDSDLSAHDSESKLSSLLLYMRNNQIYPGEALVKSIKAWFESVPGNKWNGSWTTPENSGHCRNCCSSLESIQLTEEEYNQLKEKVMNDVIQGKDVFKKTTPQELESFKSFVKKRPPFDVVIDGLNVANTTSKGNQSETLLEVVSHLAQQNLRLLVLGRKHMLRGSRSWDRKNMSVIQQKADCFFTDNISEDDPFLLYATLHSGNHCKFLSRDLMRDHKACLPDSSTRRLFFKWQRGHQLVLSSYTAGRRIRFETVPKYDTIIQTEENSWHIPYDEDGVERYSYEVPRKWLCLEMKR; encoded by the exons ATGGTGGAGAAGGGACTGACTCCCAATCAGGAAACCTGGCAGGCATTCTTCGACAGTGACCTTTCAGCCCATGACAGTGAAAGCAAGTTGTCGTCACTTCTGTTGTATATGAGGAACAATCAGATATATCCTGGAGAGGCACTGGTGAAAAGCATCAAGGCGTGGTTTGAAAG TGTTCCAGGTAACAAATGGAATGGAAGTTGGACAACCCCTGAAAACAG TGGCCACTGTAGGAACTGCTGTTCAAGCCTGGAGTCCATCCAGCTGACTGAGGAAGAGTATAACCAGTTGAAGGAGAAGGTGATGAATGATGTCATACAGGGCAAAGACGTGTTTAAGAAGACAACTCCTCAG GAATTGGAGAGCTTCAAGAGTTTTGTGAAGAAGAGACCCCCCTTTGATGTTGTAATTGATGGACTGAACGTTGCCAACACCACCAGTAAAGGAAACCAGTCAGAAACA CTGCTGGAGGTAGTGTCTCATCTGGCCCAGCAGAACCTGAGACTGCTCGTTCTGGGTCGCAAGCACATGCTGAGGGGATCTCGCAGTTGGGACAGGAAAAACATGTCTGTTATTCAGCAAAAGGCAGACTGTTTCTTCACCGACAACAT TTCAGAAGATGATCCATTCCTGCTGTATGCCACCCTACACTCAGGAAACCACTGCAAGTTCCTGAGTAGAGACCTCATGAGAGACCACAAGGCCTGTCTGCCCGACAGCAGCACCCGACGCCTCTTCTTTAAGTGGCAGCGCGGGCATCAGCTAGTTCTGTCCAGCTACACCGCTGGAAGGAGGATTCGCTTTGAG acTGTGCCCAAGTATGACACTATAATCCAGACAGAAGAGAACTCCTGGCACATTCCTTATGATGAAGACGGAGTGGAGAGATACTCTTATGAAGTGCCAAGAAAATGGTTGTGTCTTGAAATGAAAAGATGA